A window of Deinococcus radiotolerans contains these coding sequences:
- a CDS encoding DNA-3-methyladenine glycosylase 2, with protein sequence MNRNDRNAPASRPPPTGAADAPVSLPYARDFMLGRMFAADAAFDGLFYTGVTSTGIYCLPSCRARKPRAEHVQFHATPLEARAAGLRACRRCHPDAYRGVPPHEAALMAALGSVHVPDVPDVRALAAALHLGESALHAHWRALFQVTPGEWLARERVRLAARALRDTGERAAAIAFGVGFGSLSAFGAQFRRVMHLTPQAWRVAGRNGGLTLTLPAGVPLAVVWRDLSRDPRSVTQRVDAPAGRLTFAWTLPTGPQRVALHVTAGKVEVHPDEPDRLSSPDWEALHALTVRALGLHTPQTGRGWPVPLAPQPFDGLIWAVAAQQVTFAQACRVRRTLTERHGTPVAGDLIAPPTAAQLSALNDADLRAAGLTDARAALMRRLAGRAARHELNLDALARGTVSAARRTLLAVPGIGPWTAEYVLLRVLGFPDIVPDGDAALAASLRRTHALPTKPTPAQVQALLLPHAPRRSQAVLRAWHAALDRT encoded by the coding sequence ATGAACCGCAACGACCGGAACGCCCCAGCCAGTCGGCCCCCCCCGACCGGCGCCGCAGACGCGCCCGTGAGCCTCCCCTACGCCCGGGACTTCATGCTGGGCCGCATGTTCGCGGCCGACGCCGCCTTCGACGGACTGTTCTACACCGGCGTGACCAGCACCGGCATCTACTGCCTGCCGTCCTGCCGGGCCCGCAAACCCCGCGCGGAGCACGTGCAGTTCCACGCGACGCCCCTTGAGGCGCGCGCGGCGGGCCTGCGCGCCTGCCGCCGCTGCCACCCCGACGCCTACCGGGGCGTGCCCCCGCACGAGGCGGCCCTGATGGCCGCGCTGGGCAGCGTGCACGTGCCCGACGTGCCGGACGTGCGCGCCCTGGCCGCCGCGCTGCACCTCGGCGAGAGCGCCCTGCACGCGCACTGGCGCGCACTGTTCCAGGTGACGCCCGGCGAGTGGCTGGCCCGCGAACGCGTGCGGCTCGCCGCGCGGGCCCTGCGGGACACCGGGGAGCGCGCCGCGGCCATCGCGTTCGGGGTGGGTTTTGGCAGCCTGTCCGCGTTCGGCGCGCAGTTCCGCCGGGTGATGCACCTGACCCCACAGGCGTGGAGGGTCGCCGGGCGCAACGGCGGCCTGACCCTGACCCTCCCGGCGGGCGTCCCGCTGGCGGTCGTGTGGCGCGACCTGAGCCGCGACCCCCGCAGTGTCACGCAGCGGGTGGACGCGCCCGCGGGGCGCCTGACCTTCGCCTGGACCCTCCCCACCGGGCCGCAGCGGGTCGCGCTGCACGTCACCGCTGGGAAGGTCGAGGTTCACCCGGACGAACCGGACCGCCTGAGCAGTCCTGACTGGGAGGCGCTGCACGCCCTGACCGTCCGCGCGCTGGGCCTGCACACCCCGCAGACGGGCCGCGGGTGGCCGGTACCGCTGGCCCCGCAGCCCTTCGATGGCCTGATCTGGGCAGTTGCGGCGCAGCAGGTGACCTTCGCGCAGGCCTGCCGCGTTCGCCGCACACTGACGGAACGGCACGGCACGCCCGTCGCAGGTGACCTGATCGCGCCGCCCACCGCCGCGCAGCTGAGCGCGCTGAACGACGCCGACCTGCGCGCCGCCGGACTGACCGACGCGCGAGCGGCCCTGATGCGCCGCCTCGCGGGCCGGGCCGCGCGGCATGAACTGAACTTGGACGCCCTGGCCCGCGGCACGGTCAGCGCCGCCCGCCGCACCCTGCTGGCCGTGCCCGGCATCGGCCCCTGGACGGCCGAGTACGTGCTGCTGCGCGTCCTGGGCTTCCCCGACATCGTGCCCGACGGTGACGCTGCCCTGGCCGCCAGCCTGCGCCGCACCCACGCCCTGCCCACGAAACCCACGCCCGCGCAGGTGCAGGCCCTGCTCCTCCCGCACGCGCCGCGCCGCAGCCAGGCCGTGCTGCGCGCTTGGCACGCCGCTCTCGAC